Genomic segment of Streptomyces zhihengii:
GGGTTCGTGACCGGGGCCGGTGCGAAGCCCGGCAGCACGGACGCGTGGGCGTACGCGACCTTCGAGGGGACGGTCGTCCGCGCGTCGTACGCGCCGCCCTCCCGGGGCGCGGCGATCGCGCTGCGCTGGCCGCCCGCGGAGGCGTAAGGGCTCCGACGCGCGAGGCCCCGCACCCCTCGGGGGTGCGGGGCCTCGTCGCCGTTGCGGCGCCGGACGGGCCGGGACCGTCCGGCCACGGGCCGGACACCGGCCGCCGGGTCCGGCGGGGTGCCGTGCCGTCCGGTGCCGGTCGACACCGCGAGCCCGGCCCGGCGGGGCACCGTGACGTCCCGTCGCGGGCGGCCGGGGCCGGGGGAGTGCCGTGCCCTCCGGGCGGGACGGGCCCGTCCCGCCCGGAGCGACACGACGGCGCCGGCACCCCCGGGAGGGTGCCGGCGCCGTCGTGTGCGGCGGAGCCGCGTCAGACCGTGCGGAAGGCGAGGACCACGTTGTGGCCGCCGAAGCCGAACGAGTTGTTGATCGCCGCGATCGTGCCCTCGGGCAGCGCGCGCGGGGTGTCGCGGACCACGTCCGCCTCGACGGCCTCGTCGAGTTCGCCGATGTTGATCGTGGGCGGGGCGGTGCGGGTGTGGAGCGCGAGGACGGTGGCGACCGTCTCGATGCCGCCGGCGCCGCCGAGCAGGTGGCCCGTCATCGACTTGGTGGCGGAGACCGCGACATGGTCGAGGTCGTCGCCGAGGACGGCGCGCAGGGCCTTGATCTCGGCGACGTCGCCCTGCGGCGTCGACGTGGCGTGCGCGTTGAGGTGGACGACCTCGGACGGCTTGAGGTCCGTGGTCTCCAGCAGGTTGCGCAGGGCCGCCGCGATGCCGCGGCCGGTCGGCTCGGGCTGCGCGATGTGGTGGCTGTCGGCGGACAGGCCCTGGCCGAGGACCTCGCAGTAGACCTTGGCGCCGCGCGCGGCGGCGTGCTCGGCCGACTCCAGGATCACGACGCCCGCGCCCTCGCCGAGGACGAAGCCGTCGCGGCCGGTGTCGTAGGGCCGGGAGGCCTTCAGCGGCTCGTCGTTGTTCTTGGACATCGCCATCATGTTGGCGAACGCCGCGATGGGCAGCGGGTGGATCGCCGCCTCGGTGCCGCCGGCGACGACCACGTCGGCACGGCCGGTGCGGATCATCTCGACGGCGTAGCCGATCGCCTCGGCGCCGGACGCGCACGCGGACACCGGGGTGTGGACGCCCGCCTGGGCGTTCACCTCCAGGCCGACGTTGGCGGAGGGGCCGTTGGGCATCAGCATGGGGACGGTGTGCGGGGAGACCCGGCGCACGCCCTTGTCCTTGAGGACGTCGTACTGGTCGAGCAGAGTCGTTACGCCACCGATGCCGGAGGCGATGACGGTGCCGAGACGGGCCGGCGCGACGGACTCGTCCTCGCCCGCGGGGGCGGTGAATCCGGCGTCGGACCACGCCTCGCGGGCCGCGATGACCGCGAACTGCGCGGAGCGGTCCAGCTTGCGGGCGAGCGGGCGCGGCAGGACCTCGCCCGGGTCGACCGCGGCGGTCGCCGCGATGCGGACCGGGAGTTCGGCGTAGCGCTCGCCCTCCAGGGCCTTCACGCCGGAACGACCGGCGAGCAGGCCTTCCCACGTCGATGCGCTGTCGCCACCCAGCGGTGTGGTTGCGCCGATACCGGTGACGACCACGGTGCGATTGGTCGAGTTCACAGGAATTCTTTCTCCACTGTCAGAGGGTGCGGAATTGATCCGGCGCCACCGAGGGTGGCGACCAGCGCGTCAGACGACCCAGGCGCTTACTTGGCGACCTGGTGGTTGAGGATGTAGTCCGCGGCGTCGCCGACGGTCTTCAGGTTCTTGACGTCCTCGTCCGGGATCTTGACGTCGAAGCGCTCTTCGGCGGCGACGACGACCTCGACCATGGACAGCGAGTCGACGTCCAGGTCGTCGGTGAAGGACTTGTCCAGCTGGACGTCCTCGACCGGGATGCCGGCGATCTCGTTGACGATCTCGGCGAGACCTTCGACGATCTCTTCCTGAGTGGCGGCCATGTTGGCGCTCCTTCGGTGTGTATCAGAGGGTGTGGCAGGGCCGTGCGGAGGTCCGACGGCGCCTAGGGGAGGGTAACGACCGTCGCGGCGTAGACGAGACCCGCCCCGAAGCCGATGACGAGCGCGGTGTCGCCGCTCTTCGCCTGTCCGGTCGCCAGGAGCCGCTCCATGGCGAGCGGGATCGAGGCGGCGGAGGTGTTGCCGGTTGTCTCGACGTCACGGGCGACCGTGACGTGCTCCGGCAGCTTCAGTGTCTTCACCATCGAGTCGATGATCCGCATGTTGGCCTGGTGCGGGATGAAGACGTCCAGGTCGGCCGGCGCGATGCCGGCCGCGTCGAGCGCCTGCTGGGCGACCTTCGCCATCTCGAAGACGGCCCAGCGGAAGACCGCCTGGCCCTCCTGCGTGATGGCGGGGAACTTGACCTCGCCCGCCTCGTTCAGCGGCAGCTTGGAGACGTCGCCCACGTGGAAGTCGTTCCACGGGACGGTCTGCTTGATGGTCTCGGACTTGTCGCCCTCCGAACCCCACACCGTGGGGCCGATGTGCGGCTCGTCCGAGGGGCCGACCACGACCGCGCCCGCGCCGTCGCCGAACAGGAAGGCCGTGGCACGGTCCTCCAGGTCGGTCAGGTCGCTGAGCCGCTCGACGCCGATGACGAGGACGTACTCGGCGGAGCCCTCGACGATCATGCCCTTGGCGAGGGTCAGGCCGTAGCCGAAGCCCGCGCAGCCGGCCGAGATGTCGAAGGCGGCGGGCTTGCCCGCGCCCACCTTGTCGGCGATCTCGGTGGCGACGGCGGGGGTCTGCTTGAAGTGGGACACCGTCGAGACGATCACGGCGCCGATCTGCTCGGCGGCGATGCCCGCGTCGGCGAGCGCCTTGCCCGACGCCTCGACCGACATCGCGGTCACGGTCTCCTCGGGGGAGGCCCAGTGACGGGTGGCGATGCCGGAGCGCGAGCGGATCCACTCGTCGGAGGAGTCGATCTTCTCGAGGATCACCTCGTTGGGCACCACACGGACGGGGCGGTAGCCGCCGACACCCATGATGCGCGCGTACGGGGCGCCCTTGCTGGGCTTGATCTTCGACATGCTGTACGGCTCCCTTGTCAGACTGTGCCCGCGGGACCGGCGGCGTCGGCGGCACCGGTGGAGGCGAGCAGCGTGCGGGCCGCTTCGAGGTCGTCCGGAGTCTTGAGTGCGACCGTCCGGACGCCCGGCAGGGCACGCTTGGCGAGACCCGTGAGCGTACCGCCGGGGCAGACTTCGAGGAGCGCCGTGGCGCCGAGTTCCGTGAACGTCTCCATGCACAGGTCCCAGCGGACGGGGTTGGCGACCTGGCCGACGAGGCGGGCGATGACGTCCGCGCCGGAGGCGACGGTCCTCCCGTCCTTGTTGGAGACGTACGGCACGGCGGGGTCGGCCGGCGCGATGTCCCCGGCGGCCTTCTCCAGCGTGGTGACGGCGGACGCCATGTGGTGGGTGTGGAACGCGCCGGCCACCTTGAGCGGGACGACCCTGCGGACGCCCTCGGGCTTGTCCTCGGCGAGGGCGGCGAGCTGCTCCAGGGTGCCGGCGGCGACGATCTGGCCGGCGCCGTTGACGTTGGCCGGGGTCAGACCGAGCTTCTCCAGGTGGGCGATGCTCACGTCCGGGTCGCCCCCGAGCAGCGCCGACATGCCCGTCTCGGTGACCGCGGCGGCCTCGGCCATGGCCAGGCCCCGGGTGCGGACCAGGCGCAGGGCGGTCGTCTCGTCGATGACGCCGGCGAACGCGGCCGCGGTGATCTCGCCGACGCTGTGGCCGGCGACGGCGCCGGGCGCGATGTCGCCGAGGGCGGCGGCGGACAGCAGTCCGGCGGCGACCAGCAGGGGCTGGGCGACCGCGGTGTCACGGATCTCGTCCGCGTCGGCCTTCGTGCCGTAGTGGGCGAGGTCGAGCTGGATGGCGTCGGACCAGGCGGCCACGCGGTCGGCGGCGCCGGGGAGTTCGAGCCAGGGGGTCAGGAAGCCGGGCGTCTGGGCGCCTTGGCCGGGAGCGACGAGTACGAGCACCCTCACACTCTCTCTTGCGGACGGCTCGGGACACCCGTGGGGACAGGGACCAAGAACCGTCGGGGGAATTGTCGGTGTCCCACAAAAGTCTAGGACTGGGGGTCCCCGTCGGCCAGACGCCCCAGGATGAGGGCGATTCGCAGCGTGAACGCCGAGCGGACGTCCGAGGGGGACCATCCGGTGACGTCTGTCACACGTCGCAGCCGGTAGCGCACGGTGTTGGGGTGAACGAACAGCATCCGGGCCGCGCCCTCCAGGCTGCTCGCCTGCTCCAGATAGACACTGAGAGTTTCCAGCAGCGCGGAACCGGCCTCTTCCAGTGGTCTGTAGATCTCCTCCACCAACTGTTCGCGCGCCGCAGGGTCGGAGGCGATGGCGCGTTCCGGCAGGAGATCGTCCGCGAGCACGGGACGGGGGGCGTCCTGCCAGGCGGCGCACGCCTTGAGGCCCGCCGCGGCGGCCTGTGCGGAGCGGGTCGCGGCCAGCAGGTCCGGCACGACCGGGCCCGCGACCACGGGACCGGCGGCGTAGGGGCCGATCAGCGCCTTGGCGACGTGCAGGGGGTTGTCGTTGCCGCCGGCGATGACGACCAGCCGGTTGCCGAGGACCCCGGTGAGGACCTGGAGCTTGGCGTGCCGGGCGGCCCGGCGGATCGCCTCCACGGTCAGCTCGCTGTCGCCGTCGGGCGCGGTGCCGAGGATCACGCACACATGGTCGGGGGAGTTCCAGCCGAGGGCGGCGGCACGGGACACGGCGCCCTCGTCGGCCTCGCCCGACAGCACCGCGTTCACCACCAGCGACTCCAGGCGGGCGTCCCACGCGCCCCGGGCCTCCGCCGCCTGCGCGTACACCTGCGCCGTGGCGAAGGCGATCTCCCGCGCGTAGACCAGCAGCGCCTCGCGCAGCACGGACTCGTCGCCGGGCGCGGCGACCTCCTCGATCGCCGCCTCCATGACCTCGATGGTGGTGCGCACCATCTCCACGGTCTGGCGCAGGGTGATCGCCCGGGTCAGCTCGCGCGGGGCGGTGCCGAAGACGTCGGTGGAGATCGCCTGCGGAGTCTCCGGGTGCCGGAACCACTCCGTGAAGGCGGCGATGCCGGCCTGGGCCACCAGCCCGATCCACGACCGGTTCTCCGGGGGCATGGCGCGGTACCACGGCAGCGACTCGTCCATGCGGGCGATCGCGTTGGCCGCGAGCCGGCCGGACGACTGCTCCAGGCGGCGGAGGGTCGCGGAGTGCGGATGGGAGGCGTTCGCAGGAGGTTCGGACACGGGGACAAGAGTGCCTTATCAGGACGCGGGGTCCGAGTGCCGGGGTTCGGCGCGATCGTCCGCGCCGTGGCGCGCCCCGGCTACCGTGGACCCGTGACCGCACCCGTGACCTCCGTGCACCGCTCCGGCGACCGCTACCCCGGAGGCGACCCGGCGGCCGGGATCGAGTCGCTGCACGCGTTCTCGTTCGGCAGCCACTACGACCCGGACAATCTCCGCTTCGGCGCGATGCTCGCCTGCAACGAGGAGCGCCTCGCGCCCGGCGCGGGCTTCGACGAGCACCCCCACAGCCACACCGAGATCGTCACCTGGGTCGTCGAGGGCGAGCTGACCCACCGGGACTCGGCCGGCCACTCCACCGTGGTGCGCCCCGGTGACGTCCAGCGGCTCAGCGCGGCCGGCGGCGTCCGCCATGTCGAGCGCAACGACGGCGACGGTCCGCTGGTGTTCGTGCAGATGTGGCTCGCCCCCAGGGACCCGGGCGGCGCGCCCGCGTACGAGGTCGTCCGGGGCATCGCGGACTCCACGCCGTACGCGCTTCCCGAGGCCGGGGCCCTGCTGCACGTCCGCCGCCTCGCCGCGGGGGAGCGGACGGCGGTGCCCGACGCCCCGCACGTCCACATCCATGTGGTGCGCGGCCGGGCCCTGCTGGACGGCGAGGAGCTGGCCGCCGGTGACGCGGCGCGGATCACCGGCGCGCGGGGGCAGGAGCTCGCCGCCGACGGCGGGCCGGCCGAGGTGCTGATGTGGGAGATGAACGGCTGAGGAGCCGGCCGGGCGAGGATCCTCAGTCCTGCCAGTAGAAGAGGAGATCGCCCGCACCGAGCGGTTTCCGGCTCCCGAAGAAGTAGACGCACAGGCCGGTGACGGTGACGTCGTCGACGGCGGGGTCGAACCAGCGGAACCCGGCGGCTTCGAGGGTCCGGCGGACGGCCGGGTCGGGGTCGTGGCAGGTGACGAAGCGCCCCAGGGTGCTGACCGACACCGGGAACTCGCCGCGCGGAAGCACCCAGTAGCTGCCCTCGCCCTGGTGGTTGTGCTCGCCGACGGACACCGGCGCCCCGTGCTCGAACCCCGCGCCGGTCAGGGCGGCCGCCGCGCGCCGGAGCTGATCGCGCACGTCGACGGGCGCGGGCGGCGCGGTGACGAGGGCCTCGATCCGCCAGCGCGGATCGCTCAGCCGCCGGCAGTCGGGCGCGTACGCGTGGACGATCGCGGCGCGCGTCTCCTCGTCCAGCCCGTCGACCTCGACGCGCGGGCGCCCGAGCCGTGTCCAGACCTCCCGGGCGGCGGAGGCGTCCTCGGTGAGGCGGTGGAGGGCGTACGCGGCCCACAGCGCCGCCTCGACGGGGGAGTCGGGGTCGGCGGCGCACGAGCGCAGCCGGTCCGCGTCGTCGGCGAGGGACGCGGCGAGGTGGGCGACCGCCCGGTCCGGATCGGCGAGGGCGCCGGTGACGTCCTCGCCCGCGCGGGCCCGCGTCCGCACCCGGACCATCCGGTCCTGCGGGCGCTTCTCGTCCAGCAGTGCCAGCACGGCGGCGGGGCCGTGGCGGGCGGCGAGGGCGTCGAGCCCGGCTTCGCCCGCCTCCCGGTTGCGGGCCCAGGGGTCGGCGGCCATCGCGGCCAGCCCGGGGACCGCGGAGAGGTCACCGAGCCGTCCGCGCGTCCGGAGCAGGGCGGCGGGCATGCCGGACGCCTTCTCGTCCCGCCGGTCCTCGTGGCGGACCCACGGCAGCAACTCCGGCCGGTCGCCCAGGACATCGAGCAGCGCGATCCGCACCTCGCCCGTGTCCCCGGTGTCCTTCACCCGCGCGATCAGCTCCGGGACGCACGCCTGAGGGACGCGGCCTTCGAGGGCGTGCACGCAGTGGCGCCGCCGCCACCAGGGGTTGCCCCGGTCGGCCACGTACCGCGCGAGCAGCTCCGGGTCGAGGGCGCGCAGCGCGGGGAGGTCCTTGCCGGGGCCGAGCGGGAGCAGCTCGTCGATCGACGGCATACGCCTAGCGGAGCCCGTCCACGAACGCCCGCCAGGCACCGGCGCCGACGGTGACCACCGGGCCGTCCGGGCGCTTGCTGTCCCGCACGGGGACGGCGCCGGCGGGGCAGCCGTCGGCGACCTCGACGCAGTCGCCGCCGGTGGGGCCGCTATAGGTGGAGGTGCGCCAGGCGGCGCCGCCGGTGACGGTGCACTCGACGCACTCCCCGCCACTGGGTCCGCTGTACGTGGACTTACGCCACTGCGTCCTGTTCTCCATAGTGCTCCTCCAATACGCGGGCGATCAGCGCCGCCGAATCCCTGACGGACAGGGCTGACGCCTGCAAGTGAGCGTAATGGAGGCTGGCTTCCTTGAAGGTCTCCGGGTTGGCCGTCATATGACCGGCGATCATGTCCTCGGTGTAGAAGATGTCCGCATGGTCGTCGAACCGCAACAGGGTGAACGCCCCTGCCAACGCTGGATGTTCACCTGCCGTGTAGGGCAGCACCTGGATGCGCATCCAGCGGTGAGCGCTGAACTCCAGCAGCCGGGCGAGCTGTTCGCGCATCACTCCACGCCCGCCGATCGGCCGGTGGAGCACCGCCTCGTCCAGGACCACGCACGCCAGCGGCGGCTGCTCCCGTTCCAGGATGCGCTGGCGCTCCATCCGGGCCGCGAGCAGACCCTCCAGGTCGTCCGGCATGCCCGTCGCCAGCACGGCCCGCGCGTACGCCTCCGTCTGGAGCAGCCCGTACACCAACTGCGCCTGGTAGGTGGAGATGTACGCCGCCGTCGCCTCCATCTCCGCGTACGGCTGGAACCAGTGCGGGAGCTGGCTGCGCAGCACCAGCCCGACGAGACGGGAGAACATCCCGTCGGTGCCGAGCGCGGCGTCCACGCGTTCGGAGAAGTCGCGGGTGGGGACGCGTTTCGTCGTCTCGATCTGGCCGACGAGCGACCCGGTGCAGAAGATGATGTCGCCGAGCTGGCTCTGCTTGAGGCCGTGGGCCTCCCGCTGGCGGCGCAGCTCGTAGCCGTAGTAGTCGAGCGGGGACGCGCTCGGGTCGAGTGACAGGGCGTGGGCCATGTGGCACCTCCGGCCGCCAACGCCTCGCGGCGTTCGGTACGTTGCGCACCCAGCGTAGTCGTCCGGTCGCGCTCGGATGACGGATTCGCGCTTCCGGGAGGTGCTGGGCAACCAACAGAGCGGCTGCCCGGTCCTCTCTGCGGACGCGCCCGGTGCGGGCGCGCCTCACAAGGAGAAGGGCGGACACGATGGCGGTGTCACGGAGACTGTTCCTGGGAGGCTTCACGGCCGGGGCGGTGAGCGTCACGGCGGGTGCCGCGACTCCCGCCGCGGCGGCGGGAGGGCCGACGACCACGTTCGACGGGCCGGTGGTGGCGGAGTCGTACCGCGCCGACTCCACGGTCAACGCGGGCTTCTTCAAGACGACGTCGACGACCGCGCACGCGCTCACGGTCTACCAGGCGGGCACGTCCGGCGGCGGGGTCGCGCTGAACATCGTCTCGGACAACCCCGCCACCTCGGCGGTGTATCTGAAGGGCCGCGAGAAGGAGCACGGCACCCTGAAGATCACGCACATCGGCCACGGCGACGGGTCGGACCACAAGGCGTCCGGCCTCTCGATCGACCTGCGCACGCCCGGCACCGCCGCGCAGGGCATCTACGTGACCAACGGGGACGGGGTCCCGACCGCCGGCAACCTGATCTGCCTGCGCAACAACGGGCGGGACGACTTCGTCGTCAAGGGCAGCGGGCGGGTCGGCATCGGCATGGGCATCGGCGCCAACCCCTGGTCCCAGCTGCACGTCGTGCAGCAGGCGGGCACCGACTCCGCGCTGATGGCCGAGGGCGTGGTGCGGGTCGTCGACACGGCGGCCGTGCCCATGACCGTCGACTCGCGCGGGGGCGGCGCGCTCTACGCGGAGGGCGGCGCACTCAAGTGGCGCGGCTCCGACGGCACCGTCACCGAGATCGCCCCGGCCTGAACCGGCCGCCGCACCAACGGAAAGGAGAGGAACCGGAGATGGAACTGACGCCGGACGAACTCGTGTCGGAGTTCCGCGACGCGGTCACGGAGCTGTACTTCGCGCGCAAGCGCATCGCGCTCCTGGAGTCGGAGAACGCGGCACTGCGGGCCCGCCTCGCGGAGGCGGCCACGGGGGAGCGGGCGGACACGACCGCCTGAACGGGGCCGGGTGCGGCGGGCGCGGGGCCGCCGCACCCGGGCTCCCGGCGGACCGCCGTACCGCGGGGCCGGCGGCGCCCCTCCCTTACTCTGATCACCCGTTCGACGGTCGTGAGGCCGGAGCGCGGCGCGGGACGCCAGGAGGCGTCGGCCGCACAGGGGCGGGACACGGACGGCCGGGGGGCTGTGTGATGGCGGGGAGAAGCACGCTCGCGAAGGGGCTGACGGCGCTCGCCGTCGTGCTGGCGGTGATCGGGTCGGTGACGGCCTGGATCCTGTCGTACCAGGGTTATCTGCCGGGCGACGCCGTGGTGCGGTCGTGGGCGGCGCCGAAGGACCGGGCCGGCGACGGGCGGCCCAACGGCACCTGGATCGCGGGCGACGTCGCCGTCCGCAGCCGGTACGACGCGGTCACCGGATTCGGCATCGGCGAGGGGCAGGACGGCAGGAAGCTCTGGGAGTTCGTGCCCCCGGGGCGCACCCGGATCTGCGGCAGCGCCCGGCACGCGGACGCGTCCGTGCTGCTCGTCGCCTACGGGCAGGAGGGCGGTGCGACGCGCGGGAAGGGCTGCGCGGCGGTCCTGGCGCTCGACACGAAGGACGGGCGCGAGCTGTGGACCGCGCCCCGGACGGTCGCCGACGGCGGGCCGGAGCAGGAGGAACCGTTCCTGGACGCGGGCAGCGGGCTCGCCGTGATCGGGCACCACTCCCGGTCCGGGGGCGACCGCACCTCGCTGCGCGCCCTCGACCTGCGCACCGGGAAGCCGCGCTGGACGGCGGCGATCCCGGACGGGTGCGGTCCGCGCACGTTCTCCGTCGGCGGGGAGCAGGTCGTCGCCGTCCTGGGGTGCGGCGCCGGGAAGCCCGGTGACGACGGCTTCGGCGAGACCGGCGAGCTGACGGCGGCCGCCTTCGACCTCGGCAGCGGCGCGCTGAAGTGGAACGTCCCCCTCGACGCCCGGCGCCCCGTGGGCCTGTCGGCCGCCGCGGACATCGTGTCGGCGGACCCGCCGGTGCTCTCCGTCGGGCGCAGCGGGGTGTCCGACGAGGGCGTCGCCTTCTTCTCCTTCGGCGGGGACGGGAAGCCGCGTCCCGTCATCGAGTCCGAGGGCGTCGGCACGAGCGTGCCCGCCCGGGCCGCGGTCGCCGGGGACCGGCTCTACGCCCTGGAGGGGTTCTGGCAGAAGGGGCAGCGGCACCGGCTCGCCGCCTTCGACCTGACGACCGGGGAGAAGGTGTGGCGGACGACCCTCGACGACCCGGCCGCCGCGCTCTCCCTGCGCGGCGACCGGATCACCGTACTGGGCGAATGGACCACCCAGAGCACCGACATCACCGACCTGCTGGCGTTCGACACCGCCGACGGCGAGGAGGTCGACTTCCGCAGCTTCCGCGACGAGGTGCCCCACGACATCGGCGCCGTGTACCAGCACCACGGGCGGATCATCGTCGCCGGATCGGGCGGCGGCAGCACCTTCACCGCCTACGAGCGCTGGTGAAGCGGGGCGGGAGCCGCCCCCCGTGGACGGCTCCCGCCCTCGCCCCGCCGCCGGCGCTCAGGCCAGGGCACTCATGTCCTGCCACTTCTCCCAGGAGACGTTCCACTCGCCGAAGCCGTTGCCCGGGTCGGGGACGCCCTTGGTGTCCTTGCCCTTGATCTCGAACGGGTCGCCCGGGCGGACCTGGGCGTAGAACCAGGCGGCGTTCTCGTCGCTCATGCCGATGCAGCCCGAGCTCATGTTGGCGTTGCCCATGTACCTGTTGTTCCAGGGCGCCGCGTGGGCGTACATCCCGGACCAGGTCAGCCGCATCGAGTAGTCGACCATCTTGTCGTAGGCGTCGGCGAGGCCCACCGTCTCGGAGTTCATGTTGATGGTGCCCTCCTTCGCCATCAGGACCGAGGTGCCGCCCCAGGAGCGCTTGATGCCGCCGGGGGTGCCGCCCGAGACGGGGATGGTCCGCACCGTGCGGCCGTCGCGCTCCAGGGTGAGCTTGTGGGTGTCCAGGTCGACCCGGACGATCTGGCGGGAGCCGACGGTGAACTTCGTCGTGTAGTCGCGGACGAAGAAGCCGCCGCCCTTGCCGGAGTCGGTGCCGTCGAGCTGCGCCCGGAGGGTGACCTCGGTGCCCGGCTCCCAGTACGTCTTCGGGCGCCAGTCGATCCGGTCGCGGCCCGACCAGTCCTTCATCCAGCCCCAGGACCCCTCGGTGTCGTTGGAGGTGGTGAGCTTCAACTGCTTCTCCACACCCGCCTTGTCGGTGACCGGGTTGTCGAAGACCAGGGACACGGGCTGCGCGACGCCGACGGTGACGGCCTCGCCGGGACGCCAGTCGACCTTGTTGACCTTCTCGGCCGGGGCGGTGGTGAACGACGTGGACGTGGTCTTCTCGGTGCCGCCCTCGGTGCGGGTGGTGGTCCTCACGGTGTACGTGGTGCCGGGGACGGCCTTGCGCTCGGACTGCCAGCCGTCCTTGCCCACGGCGCCCTTGAGCGTCCCGCCCTTCGCGTCGGTGACGGTGACCGAGGCGATCGTGCCGCCGGAGGCCGTCACCTTCACCGGCTGACCGGCGCGCACCGAGCGGCCGTTCGGGGTGACGGTCACAGTCGCCGGGCGGCCGTCGCCGGCCCGCTCGCCCGCCTTGCCGTCGTCGGCGCCCGCCCCTCCCGAGCCCGTGGAGCAGGCGGCGAGCGGGGCCAGCAGCACGGCGGCAGCGGCGGCTCGGACACGTATGCGGCCGGCCTGTGCGCGTCTCACGGTCATGGGATGGGTCCTCCGTTGTCGTCCGGCAGCGGGCCGGGATCCGATACGGCGAGCGTAGGGCGGAGAAACCGCAGGTGAGAGGGGATGGGGCGATGTGACGGCCGTTGCGTCACAACGGTCATCGTCCGGTCATATTCGCCGCTCGGACCGGTCACGCGGGGCTGTGAGAGTCCACGTCATTCCGCGTGATTCCGCGTGAACAGACGCGTGAACAGAGAGGTCCCACACCGTGTCCGCACTGCTCGTGCCGGCCGACCGAGGCCAGCAGACGCCGCTCGGTCCCATCACCCGGGAGGCGTACCGCGCCTTCCTCGCGTCCCGCACCGGGAACGCCCTCGGCCCCGGCTTCCTCCAGTGCCCCTCCTGGGCCGACGTCAAGGAGGGCTGGCGCTCGCTGCTGCTCGGCTGGGGCCCCCGGCCCGAGGAGGGCGACCTCACCGGCGTCGCCATGGTGCTGCTCCGCCAACTCCCGGGCACGCGGAAGTACTTCGCCTACCTGCCGGAGGGGCCCGTCGCCGACTGGGCCGACCCCCACATGGACGGCTGGCTCGACCCGCTGCTGAAGACCCTGCGCACGGCCGGGGTGTTCGCCGTGCGCATCGGCCCGTCACCGGCGCACCGGAGCTGGGACGCGGCCCGCCTCAAGGCGGCCGCCGCCCCCGGGCGCCGGCTCGCCGACGTCCTGGCCCGGGAGGTCGACCCGCTGGGCACCGCCGTCTCCGAGCGGCTGCGGGCCCGGGGCTGGCACCGCTGCGGCGGGGAGGAGGACGGGGACGCCCAGCCGCGCTACGTCTTCCGGGTCCCGCTGACGGGCCGCTCCGTGGACGACCTGTGGGCCGGGCTCAACCAGGAGTGGCGGCGCAATGTGCGCAAGGCGCGCAAGGAGGGCGTGGAGACCGTCGTCGGCAGCGCGGCCGACCTGCCCGAGTTCTTCCGGCTGCTGCGGATAACCGAGGAGCGCGACGGCTTCCGGCTCGGCCGCTCGCTGGCGTACTACGAGCGGCAGTACGCGGCCCTCAACGCGGAGGAGCCCGGCCGGATGACGCTCTACCTGGCCCGGCACCAGGGCGAGATCCTGGCCGCGCACACCATGATCCGCGTCGGCGGCCGGGTCTGGTACCAGACCGGGGCGTCGGCCGACCACC
This window contains:
- a CDS encoding beta-ketoacyl-[acyl-carrier-protein] synthase family protein, with the protein product MNSTNRTVVVTGIGATTPLGGDSASTWEGLLAGRSGVKALEGERYAELPVRIAATAAVDPGEVLPRPLARKLDRSAQFAVIAAREAWSDAGFTAPAGEDESVAPARLGTVIASGIGGVTTLLDQYDVLKDKGVRRVSPHTVPMLMPNGPSANVGLEVNAQAGVHTPVSACASGAEAIGYAVEMIRTGRADVVVAGGTEAAIHPLPIAAFANMMAMSKNNDEPLKASRPYDTGRDGFVLGEGAGVVILESAEHAAARGAKVYCEVLGQGLSADSHHIAQPEPTGRGIAAALRNLLETTDLKPSEVVHLNAHATSTPQGDVAEIKALRAVLGDDLDHVAVSATKSMTGHLLGGAGGIETVATVLALHTRTAPPTINIGELDEAVEADVVRDTPRALPEGTIAAINNSFGFGGHNVVLAFRTV
- a CDS encoding acyl carrier protein; protein product: MAATQEEIVEGLAEIVNEIAGIPVEDVQLDKSFTDDLDVDSLSMVEVVVAAEERFDVKIPDEDVKNLKTVGDAADYILNHQVAK
- a CDS encoding ketoacyl-ACP synthase III, whose translation is MSKIKPSKGAPYARIMGVGGYRPVRVVPNEVILEKIDSSDEWIRSRSGIATRHWASPEETVTAMSVEASGKALADAGIAAEQIGAVIVSTVSHFKQTPAVATEIADKVGAGKPAAFDISAGCAGFGYGLTLAKGMIVEGSAEYVLVIGVERLSDLTDLEDRATAFLFGDGAGAVVVGPSDEPHIGPTVWGSEGDKSETIKQTVPWNDFHVGDVSKLPLNEAGEVKFPAITQEGQAVFRWAVFEMAKVAQQALDAAGIAPADLDVFIPHQANMRIIDSMVKTLKLPEHVTVARDVETTGNTSAASIPLAMERLLATGQAKSGDTALVIGFGAGLVYAATVVTLP
- a CDS encoding ACP S-malonyltransferase, yielding MLVLVAPGQGAQTPGFLTPWLELPGAADRVAAWSDAIQLDLAHYGTKADADEIRDTAVAQPLLVAAGLLSAAALGDIAPGAVAGHSVGEITAAAFAGVIDETTALRLVRTRGLAMAEAAAVTETGMSALLGGDPDVSIAHLEKLGLTPANVNGAGQIVAAGTLEQLAALAEDKPEGVRRVVPLKVAGAFHTHHMASAVTTLEKAAGDIAPADPAVPYVSNKDGRTVASGADVIARLVGQVANPVRWDLCMETFTELGATALLEVCPGGTLTGLAKRALPGVRTVALKTPDDLEAARTLLASTGAADAAGPAGTV
- a CDS encoding PucR family transcriptional regulator; this encodes MSEPPANASHPHSATLRRLEQSSGRLAANAIARMDESLPWYRAMPPENRSWIGLVAQAGIAAFTEWFRHPETPQAISTDVFGTAPRELTRAITLRQTVEMVRTTIEVMEAAIEEVAAPGDESVLREALLVYAREIAFATAQVYAQAAEARGAWDARLESLVVNAVLSGEADEGAVSRAAALGWNSPDHVCVILGTAPDGDSELTVEAIRRAARHAKLQVLTGVLGNRLVVIAGGNDNPLHVAKALIGPYAAGPVVAGPVVPDLLAATRSAQAAAAGLKACAAWQDAPRPVLADDLLPERAIASDPAAREQLVEEIYRPLEEAGSALLETLSVYLEQASSLEGAARMLFVHPNTVRYRLRRVTDVTGWSPSDVRSAFTLRIALILGRLADGDPQS
- a CDS encoding pirin family protein — encoded protein: MTSVHRSGDRYPGGDPAAGIESLHAFSFGSHYDPDNLRFGAMLACNEERLAPGAGFDEHPHSHTEIVTWVVEGELTHRDSAGHSTVVRPGDVQRLSAAGGVRHVERNDGDGPLVFVQMWLAPRDPGGAPAYEVVRGIADSTPYALPEAGALLHVRRLAAGERTAVPDAPHVHIHVVRGRALLDGEELAAGDAARITGARGQELAADGGPAEVLMWEMNG
- a CDS encoding DUF397 domain-containing protein codes for the protein MENRTQWRKSTYSGPSGGECVECTVTGGAAWRTSTYSGPTGGDCVEVADGCPAGAVPVRDSKRPDGPVVTVGAGAWRAFVDGLR
- a CDS encoding helix-turn-helix domain-containing protein, giving the protein MAHALSLDPSASPLDYYGYELRRQREAHGLKQSQLGDIIFCTGSLVGQIETTKRVPTRDFSERVDAALGTDGMFSRLVGLVLRSQLPHWFQPYAEMEATAAYISTYQAQLVYGLLQTEAYARAVLATGMPDDLEGLLAARMERQRILEREQPPLACVVLDEAVLHRPIGGRGVMREQLARLLEFSAHRWMRIQVLPYTAGEHPALAGAFTLLRFDDHADIFYTEDMIAGHMTANPETFKEASLHYAHLQASALSVRDSAALIARVLEEHYGEQDAVA